AAAGCAGCTACTAAAGAAAACCTAGCTGAGTTTGAAGCAATGCGTGCTGAATTAGAAAAAGCCGCTGCTGCTGAACTTGCGGTTGCTCAGGGTATTTATGAGAACCTGAACGGTCAGGTTATCTCAATCGAATCAGTTGCCGGAGATGAAGGTAAGCTATTCGGTTCTGTAGGTACTCAGGATATTTCTGATGCACTTAAAGCAGCAGGTTTTGAAGTTGAGCGTCGTAACGTTCGTATGCCAGAAGGTGCATTGCGCCACACGGGTACTTACGAAATCGACGTTCAGCTGCACACTGATGTTGTTGCATCGATTACTGTAGAAGTTAAGGCTGCTGCTGAGTAATATACTTAACAGCAAGCTTTAAGCTCTTGAAAAAAGCGGGGTTCGACCAGTTCGAACCGCCGCTTTTTTTATGTCTCCAATTTATCAGTTTGTGGTGCGGATTTTTTACCGTTATTATTACGTGTCATGTTAAATCGTGACGTTATAATAGAGTACTTGCTTGATCCTTTTATAAGAGGTTGAAGCACAGGGTTAAGAATCATTTTCCCCGTAACTTTTTTGAGAACCGCTAACGCAAAGAAATTTTATAAAATTATGGCTGCAAAAAATCCCGCTACCAATGTTGATGAAATGTTTAAGGTCCCACCGCACTCTCTAGAGGCCGAACAATCCGTACTCGGTGGTTTGATGTTATCCGATGATGTATTGGATGATGTCGTAGTGGTGGTCAATGTGGAAGATTTTTATACCAAACAGCATCAGGTGATTTTTGAAGCGATCATCAATTTAAGCCGTAACAGCAAACCCTATGATTTGGTTGCGGTGGTAGCGCATTTATCCAGTGTCGGTCAAATTGAAACGGCCGGTGATAAAACCTATTTGGCCGAGCTGGTGAAAAATACACCGGGTGCGGCGAATATTCTCTATTACTCGCAAATCGTACGTGATAAATCGATTCTGCGTAAATTGATTCAAGCCGGTAATGAAATTGCCGAATCCGGTTACTTTCCTAAAGATCGCGATATCCGTCAGGTGCTTGACGGCGCCGAGCAGAAAATCAATAAAATCGCCGAGCATGGAGAAGGTAAAGAGCGTCAATATAAAACCATGGATGTGCTGCTTGAATCGGCTATCAATAAAATCGATGAGCTCTTTAATACCGAGGGAACGATTACCGGTCAGGAAACTCATCTGACCGAGTTTGATGAAATTACCGCCGGTCTTCAGGCAGGGGATTTGATTATCGTCGCCGGGCGACCATCCATGGGTAAAACCACCTTTTCGATGAACTTGGCGGAAAATGTCGCCACCAAAAACGGCACGCCAATTGCCGTGTTCAGTATGGAGATGCCGGGTGAGGCCTTGGCGATGCGAATGATCAGTTCTATCGGGCGTATCGATTCCGGTCGTATGCGAACCGGTAAGTTGACTCAGGAAGATTGGCCAAAACTCAATAAAGCGGTTGGTGTTTTATCCAAGGCGAAAGTCTATATCGATGATACTCCGGCATTAATGATTACCGAGTTGCGCGCCCGTGCCAGACGTATTGATAAGGATGTACGGGATCTACAACGTAAAGAGGCGATCGAGGCCGGCCATGAAAATCCAGATAAGCATGTCACCGGACTAGGTTTGGTGGTCGTCGATTATCTTCAATTGATGCGCGGTTCGGCCAATGCGGAAAACCGAGTCAATGAGATTTCCGAAATCTCGCGTGGTCTGAAAGCCTTGGCCAAAGAGCTCAATATTCCGGTTATTGCTCTATCGCAGCTGAATCGAAGTCTTGAACAGCGTCCGAATAAACGCCCGGTAATGTCCGATTTGCGTGAATCCGGAGCGATTGAGCAGGATGCCGATTTGATTATCTTTATTTATCGTGATGAGGTTTATAACCCAGATACGGAAGATAAAGGTACCGCCGAAATTATCCTCGGTAAACACCGTAACGGTTCCTTGGGTACGGTTCGACTCACCTTTATCGGTGCCTATACCCGATTTGAAAACCATGCGGCATTTGATGTGCCTGATGAAAGCTACTAAGGACGTCAATTGCATGAATTACCGTCCTGCCAAAGCCTATATCAATTTACCGGCATTGCGCCACAATCTCAAAGTTATGCAGCAGGCGGCAGCCGGCAGTAAAATTCTTGCTGTGATCAAGGCAAACGGTTATGGCCATGGAATTATCCGTGTCG
Above is a window of Thiomicrorhabdus sediminis DNA encoding:
- the dnaB gene encoding replicative DNA helicase, producing the protein MAAKNPATNVDEMFKVPPHSLEAEQSVLGGLMLSDDVLDDVVVVVNVEDFYTKQHQVIFEAIINLSRNSKPYDLVAVVAHLSSVGQIETAGDKTYLAELVKNTPGAANILYYSQIVRDKSILRKLIQAGNEIAESGYFPKDRDIRQVLDGAEQKINKIAEHGEGKERQYKTMDVLLESAINKIDELFNTEGTITGQETHLTEFDEITAGLQAGDLIIVAGRPSMGKTTFSMNLAENVATKNGTPIAVFSMEMPGEALAMRMISSIGRIDSGRMRTGKLTQEDWPKLNKAVGVLSKAKVYIDDTPALMITELRARARRIDKDVRDLQRKEAIEAGHENPDKHVTGLGLVVVDYLQLMRGSANAENRVNEISEISRGLKALAKELNIPVIALSQLNRSLEQRPNKRPVMSDLRESGAIEQDADLIIFIYRDEVYNPDTEDKGTAEIILGKHRNGSLGTVRLTFIGAYTRFENHAAFDVPDESY
- the rplI gene encoding 50S ribosomal protein L9, which gives rise to MNVILLEKVQNLGSLGDQVSVKSGYARNFLIPQGKAKAATKENLAEFEAMRAELEKAAAAELAVAQGIYENLNGQVISIESVAGDEGKLFGSVGTQDISDALKAAGFEVERRNVRMPEGALRHTGTYEIDVQLHTDVVASITVEVKAAAE